The segment CTTTAAATTCTACTGTTGCTACTATGGTATTGTTTGTGAATTGACCATAGATAACGGGCTTATTAAATGGCAGATAGCCGCTTAACTTAACCGACTTGGTAAGTGCATATGAACCCAGGTTATATTGCCCCGGAAAGATCACAAATGAGGTGCCTGGTTCCGCCTCATCGAGTTTTGCCCTGATGTCATCTTCAGGATGGATGGCCAATGCACCACCCAAATCGATAAGGGTTACAAATGCTTTAGTACCCCGTGTTTTGGTGCCATTTTTAAGAAGCACGGTGTAGCTTGTTTCACCGGTTAACCCGGTAATAGTAGCTATACCGGCTTCTTTTTCAGCAGGTGTAATGTCGCGTTGAACATTGCCCGGATTGATAATAAAATTGGTAACCTGGCTATTGGACGTCCACCGCAAGGTAGCTTCGGTAGCGGCAATGTCACCGGGTTCAATGGGTAAATAAATATTTTCCTCAGCAGTCATCACCGTTGTGGTTATCCATTTGGAATCAGCCACACCCGGCTTGTTGCTAACACCTTTAACCCTGATGGAGTATTCTGTTTCACCTTCAAATATCTCTAACACAGGCAGGTCATCGGGTAAAACGGTTAATGTGCGGATGATCGTGTTGAATTGAAGGTTATCTTCACTGAATTCAACAATGTAATGGTCTGCATCATCGCGCACATTCCACGTAAGTTCAATACTGGTAAGGTTGCGTACACGGGCCGTTAAGCCTGTGGGTGAAAACACACGGTCAACATCCAACTCTGTAACAAGTTGATCGATTTTATCTTCACAGGCCATAAAGCCCAGGGTCAATGATCCGACCAACACACACGTGATTAAATATCTCATTTTCATAACAATCATTCGATTAATAACCATAGTCATTTACAAGTTGTCCGTTACTGGTGTTAAGGAAGTACTGCCAAATCGGCCAGAATTGCCTATGGTCGGGGTTAACTCCTTCCAGGTATAAGGAGTTGATCTTAGTATCATTCAGGTTATTCCATGCAAAGGATGAATATTCGGGAGCAGGTTGTGGCTGATTCTCGCCCCGGTTGAGCCCATAAATAATCAACGATTCATCATCGCTTGCCAGCTTGTAGTACAGTGTTGATGGAACATCGGCATACGCACCGGTACGCCCCTGCAAGGCAAACATCTTTGCTTTGGCTTCATCAAGTTTAGTTTTCAGCAAATTCCACCGGATAAGAGCCTGCTTCCGTTCAAACTCGCCACAAAATTCATATTTATGCTCATCAACAATGGCATTGAACATAGCTTCTTTCGTAGCAAAGGCATCAACATATGCATCAACTTTTGTCGGCCAGTCGGCAGCATTGAAAGCGCGTCTTCTTATTTGTTTAAGATAGGGAGCAGCGGCTGCCGGTCCCTGCAATTCGTTGGCTGCTTCAGCGGCCATAAGCAAAACCTCAGCATACCGCATGTACATTTTATTTACGCCATCATCGTTGGTGGATGTTACAAAACGTTTCATCCATTCATAACGATACTTGCCAAAATACCAGGTATTAAGATTGACCAGTTCCTGCCGGGCAAAACCGTTTACTGCATTTCCATACCGGTAAGGAACACAGGTTACATTTCTCCGGAGATCTTTCTCATCAAAATCATAAAAAATATGGGGAAGCGGTCCGGCAACACCACCACGGTTAGCACCGTTGGCATGGTGTTGATTATTGGTGTTGTGACGAACCGCAAAAGTAAAGAGCATCCTTCCGCGACCATCAGAAAATGGAATTTCCCAAAGTGATTCGTTACCTGCTGCAATTACATCTTCGTTGTATTTGCGCCATAAATTCTCAAAGGATGGATCAAGCCGAACAGTACCGCTTTCGATTATGTCCTTGCATTCCTGAAGTGCAATGGCGTACATATTGGCTACCGATAAATCAGGATCATTACTTCTTCGAATAACCCCGGGTACACCATCAGGATATAATGAGTAGCCGCTTGCCGCTAAACAAAGTCGGGCACGTAATCCTTTTACAAAAGCTTTACTTACCCGCTCGACATTTGTCGTGCCGGGGGTTTCATTGGGCCATGGTACCAATTCAGCAGCTTCACCTAAATCAGCAATCAGTCTCTTATAAATTACATCACGATTGGTTTTAGGTAAATAGATTGTTTCACTGTTAATCGGTTCAAACCTGGCCGGCACATCGCCCCAGGCTTTCAGCAAATCGGCATAGTAAACAGCCCGTAGGGTTAGCGCTTCACCTAATAAGTGGCCGAGTTCTGTGCCTGGTCCGGTATTACCATACGTACGCAAACCCCGAATACAGATATTAGCACGCTCAATACCCATGTACATCATCGCCCATGCATTGTTGTCGGTATTCATTTGCGAATTGTTGGGCTTAGTGTTGTAAACAGCCAGGTCCGCGTTGTCGCCAGGGGTTTGGGATGTATTGTACCACTCAATATCTGTATTCATACCATACCAGGGCAAATACCTTCCACGGTATGAATTGGTTTCAGCAAATGGTATTTTAATTCCATCCACAGCACCCTTTGCCAGCCCGGGTGTGGAGAAAATAATGGATTCATCCAACGATGATTTTGTTGGTGCCTCAAGAAAGTCATCGCACGAAGTAATGGTGCAACTCAATAATATTCCGATGATATAGAGTGACTTTTTCATATTCCAATTCTTCATGAAGTTTAAAAATTAAGACTTAAACCAAATACCAATTGTCTGCTGCGCGGATAAGGAGAATAATCAACTCCTGGCGTGAGGGGTGTTCTTCTTCGTGTAGAAACTTCAGGGTCAAGGCCGGAATACTTTGTGAGCAGGAAAACATTGTACCCGGTGGCATAAAAACGAAGGTTGGTCAACTTCAATTTGGTGATTACCGAACTTGGAACGGTGTAACCAAGTGTTAAGGTATTCAATCGAAGAAATGAACCATCTTCAACTGCCCAGTCGCTGAACACGTAGCGTTGCATGTAAGGCGACCACATGGTGGTGTTGGCATTAAGTGCTGCCAGCGCAGCCGGATCGGTTACCAGCGCACCAGTAGCAGGGTCAAGGTTGGTCCAACGGCTTCCACTACCCATTGTGGTGAGCAGGTTTCGGTATTGTCCGTTAGGGGTTACTGTTGCCGAAGTGAATTCAATTTTATTTGCATTGTATATATCATTACCATAGCTCCAGTTAAAGGCAGCCATTAAATCAAAACCATAAGCATAAGCGTTGATAATAAAACCTCCGGTGTGTTTTGGGTTTGCATCGCCAATAATGGTGAGATCGTTTTGATTAACAATGCCGTCAGGTTCACCGTTAGGTCCACTCAAGTCTTTTAACTTCATCATGCCGGGGCGCAGGGTACCCACCACGTTCGAGCTATTGACCACACCTTCTTTAAGGGTATAGTTTCCGCTAACCGGATCGTAGTTGAAATCATCTACCTCATACCGACCTCCACTGCGGTAGCCATACATCTTTCCAATAGGTCCACCAACATAAACAAAAAAGTCTTGAGTAATTGCCGTTGACGCCCACCCTGTATTTTCAGGGAAGTCATTCATCATACCAAGCGACTTGATTTTATTTCGATTGAAACTGATGTTGAACGAGAAATTCAAACCATAATTTGCTTTATCAATAGCGATATAGTTTACTGATGTTTCCAGGCCCTTGTTCTCTGTACTGCCCATGTTTCGATATTGGAAATCATACCCCGAACCCGGCACCGGGAAGCGGATCAGCAAATCATTTGTTGTATTAAGGTACGCTTCAACCGTTCCATTAACACGACCTTTCAGGATGCCGAAATCCAAACCAACATTGCGGGTAATGGTTGTTTCCCATTTCAGGTTAGGGTTTGCCATTATTTTTGAAGGCGCCCAAAAACTATTCACACCGTTTATCCAGGCCAGGGGGGCACCGGCACCTGATTCAAATGTTTGAATGGTTTGTCCGACAGGAATATTATTGTTACCCGCTTCACCATAGCTGGCGCGTAGTTTCAGGCTGTTTAGCCATCCGGCAGCATTTGTCATGAAAGATTCTTCCGATACTTTCCAGGCAGCCGCAACGGATGGAAAATATCCCCAACGGTTGTCGCCCAAGAATTTACTGGATCCGTCAGCTCGATAGGTGGCCGACAATAAATACTTACCCATCAGGTCATAATTCAACCG is part of the Cyclobacteriaceae bacterium genome and harbors:
- a CDS encoding RagB/SusD family nutrient uptake outer membrane protein, whose protein sequence is MKKSLYIIGILLSCTITSCDDFLEAPTKSSLDESIIFSTPGLAKGAVDGIKIPFAETNSYRGRYLPWYGMNTDIEWYNTSQTPGDNADLAVYNTKPNNSQMNTDNNAWAMMYMGIERANICIRGLRTYGNTGPGTELGHLLGEALTLRAVYYADLLKAWGDVPARFEPINSETIYLPKTNRDVIYKRLIADLGEAAELVPWPNETPGTTNVERVSKAFVKGLRARLCLAASGYSLYPDGVPGVIRRSNDPDLSVANMYAIALQECKDIIESGTVRLDPSFENLWRKYNEDVIAAGNESLWEIPFSDGRGRMLFTFAVRHNTNNQHHANGANRGGVAGPLPHIFYDFDEKDLRRNVTCVPYRYGNAVNGFARQELVNLNTWYFGKYRYEWMKRFVTSTNDDGVNKMYMRYAEVLLMAAEAANELQGPAAAAPYLKQIRRRAFNAADWPTKVDAYVDAFATKEAMFNAIVDEHKYEFCGEFERKQALIRWNLLKTKLDEAKAKMFALQGRTGAYADVPSTLYYKLASDDESLIIYGLNRGENQPQPAPEYSSFAWNNLNDTKINSLYLEGVNPDHRQFWPIWQYFLNTSNGQLVNDYGY
- a CDS encoding DUF5123 domain-containing protein, with protein sequence MKMRYLITCVLVGSLTLGFMACEDKIDQLVTELDVDRVFSPTGLTARVRNLTSIELTWNVRDDADHYIVEFSEDNLQFNTIIRTLTVLPDDLPVLEIFEGETEYSIRVKGVSNKPGVADSKWITTTVMTAEENIYLPIEPGDIAATEATLRWTSNSQVTNFIINPGNVQRDITPAEKEAGIATITGLTGETSYTVLLKNGTKTRGTKAFVTLIDLGGALAIHPEDDIRAKLDEAEPGTSFVIFPGQYNLGSYALTKSVKLSGYLPFNKPVIYGQFTNNTIVATVEFKDIVFRGDGDATVLGQFFIAQAGSDITTLSIQDCEISHYQNTLIASTNTSASAGKFGSIIIKGSYVHDILPATGGDGLDFRGGTVGSLSVENSTFANAFRSFLRMQVASNTSFKNSTFYKICIGTNDSNNTGLFRANVGGTIEVRNCLFVETGREDAATAANGGVWTRNATSMAATPTYANNNIHSCYNILGGLYTTPAQISATELNPGFVNAAAGNFTVTNQTLIDNQVGDPRWLQ